In Quercus robur chromosome 11, dhQueRobu3.1, whole genome shotgun sequence, the sequence aatgtaatttcacttttagtttttatttaagtaTATATTGAACCACATTATTGGGGCATGCACCTATTACTATATTGCAACCTGATCGttaactattttataaaaaaaaatcaaataaatataggACATATTATAATTTGTGGAATATATATtggaacataaaaaaatatattagaagTTTGGAACACAAAACATAGTACAAAGTATTTGTATTTGTTAAGTGctagtaatttaaaattttccaacaCGTTACCACTGGACCACTTAGTAGCTTAGAAAAGGTTTTATGGGTTCCAGTCTTCCAGGCAGTTCAACTGATAAAATCTCTAATAATTGCATGGATCTACAACTAgttaatttaaaaatgattgacaaataaattaaactagAGTTGATCATATAAGACGGCTTTAAGAGAAGAGTTCTCATATGACCATAACAGAATGTTATAGCATTTTTATAGCAAGTGAAGTGTCAATCTACCATAGAtcaacataaaacaaaataaattaatttagtcCTTAAAGCTAATTTATTCCCTTAAAATTGTTAGGCTAGTTAGTTATTTTTCTCAACTATTTTAGGAACTAAGTtaactttaggaactaaattgatTATACAAAATGCTGTGACATGTTACCCTGGTAACTTTGCCTTAAAAtggcaaataaaaaatagtatatgATATCGTGAATTATAAAAGAGTAGCCAAtagaataacttttttttttgttttttgtttttgtttttgttttgtttaatggAACCAACAGAATAAGTTAATAATCCTAAATATTCTATGTAAAAACATTACTTACAAAAGAccaatgaatatatatatatatatatatatatatatataaaatactgTGACATGTTATCACGTGACTTTGCCTTGGAATATTGGTAAATAGAATAGTATATGATAACCATAAAGTTTAGTCTCAAAGGTGGGATCTATTtagttttattgataaaatatcTTATTGTCGAATAAGAAATTTAGGATTTAATCTccatttatacaaaaaaaataaaaataaataaaatccggATAACAGGTGCCCTCAAGTCATTCGTTTGTTAATGgactattttaatctttttatactacttttatgaaaaatataaaaacttgtaaacaaaaaagtttcttttttctctttttatatatataaaaagtttctaatacTATTGTATCTTTAAAAACGTGAACGCTATAGGTTTGAAATACTattgtatttattattaaaaaaattagttcaaaattataattagctttttttttttagattcctAAGCACATTGTACCATGGGCAAATTCACTTAGAGCTCAGAGGGTTCAAATAAACCCCCTGatctacccccccccccccaaaaaaaactatatatatttaatttttttgaccccctgaaaatatataaaaagttgaaCACTAtgaccttaaattttttttaagtccagCTAAAATAAGTTTGAATATAATCCTCTTAACAATATtatggtattaaaaaaaaaaaaaaaaaacctcaataacaaaccaatttgatataaaatattagaaagaaattaataagatcaacaacaaaagtagaaatttgctaatcttaaaacttaaaaaaatcccattaagatcttaaaaaatttgaaataaatcaatcaaatggGAGATCAATGGATAATTATTGCTAGGCTGTGtatattgaaagagatgtaACTTGTAAGACTAATAATGAAGATATCAtgcaatgatttcaaaatatgaaccATCGTATAAAGCAAttataaaactttatatattatggttgttgttgttttttttataataaattttgtataatttatatctCTTATTGATCCTCCTAAAAAATAATCCTAGAACTGCAACTACTTTGCGCATGGAAAGGTACCCATCCAACTAGAAAGCCCTTAGCACCAATGTTTTATAGCTCTAAACAGAACCTATTATTCCTTGGAACGGTTAAAAATCAGTATATAATTTCGAGAATTACTAAAGAGTACTAGCCAATAGAATATTTTAGTTATTCACTTATTCCTTAATCTTAATGATCCACATGATTCATCCAtgaataaaagtaattaaatataAGACCCTAGACATGCTTGGGTTTATGCCAATAATCAAGGTTAACAACTTTCTATCTTTatcctttacattttttttcttttctaattctTGATTGACAGACACAATAAAatcttataatattttcataacaaattaagTTATTAGACTAACTACCACATGTCAacataaaatgataataaaaatatatcggGACTATCATAACTCAAAGAAAAGATATTACGAAAatattttaagatatttttatGTCATTAGACTTTTTCTTTATACTAAATCATACTTGAtggttttctaaaaaataaaaataaaaagtaaaaagttctACTTGATGGGTAAGATGGCTGGTCAATGCTCCctaagtatatatttttttatcctttgCTGATCTttactttcttaatttttatttttatttttaagaactgTACAGGTCCTAATTTTTAAgtattgatttaaaattaaaaagaaaaaagaaaaagaaagaaagaaatgaaatgaaaacaatttcattGATGAAGCTAGAAGGACTATTGTATTGTGGTACAGAATTGTAGTGTCCATTCCGGAAAAGACCTGTTCCTTTTTGTTGAAATGAAGAGGATTAATTAAGATTTAAAATGCCATTTCCCTTAACATATCCTGATCGATCAATGCCCTTTAATTGGTACATATTGAACCACATTATTATCGTTGTGTATTGGGGCACGCGCGTATTACTATCACATGGACAAAGTCAAAGATGCTGCAACTTGATCTTTAAGTAATTTAAAATGTTCCAACATTCATGTACCACTTAGCCACTTCCTTATAAATAGCTGAATATGAGAAATGAAGAAGCACAAATTCAACCGCACTATTGCTAATGTCCTACTTTCTGTTCATTTCTGACTGTGTTATCAATCCAACTTAACTTTCCATTAACTATGGATGATACAATACTTATTGATCTCTTTAAGCAGTTGGGTGATACACTACTTATTGGTCTCTTTAAGCAGTTGGGTTCAATCGCTGTTCAGCTGGCTAAACAAGAGAGCAAGTTGCTTGTTGGCGTTGATGAAGACGTCCAAAAGCTTCAAGGCAAGCTCGGGTTCATCAAGGCAATGTTGGACGATGCCGAGGAAAGACATGCAGTGAAGCAGCGTACTGAGAAGCTTTGGTTAGAGCAGCTCCAAGACAAATGCTACGAGATGGACGACGTTTTGGACACCTGGAGCACTGCAAGGATCAAAGCagagatagagaaagaagaaggaaaaccaGCTGATATTAACGCTCCAGCTGTTGTGAAGAAGAAGGTATGCTCTTTTTGCCATCTCCATCATGTTGTTTTAACCTTCCACTGCGTCATGATCTTGGTCACATGATTAGAATACTGAATGAAAAATTAGATATGATTTTCAAGGACAGAGGGAGTCATAGGATTGACTTTAACAGGCAACCTGAAGTAGTTGTGCGACCAACAACAACGTCCTTTGTGGATGAGTCCGATATAATTGGTCGTGATAACTATAAGGATGAGTTGTTGATCAACCTCTTAGGCGTTGGTAGTCCAAAGGAAAGAAAACTCCATGTCATATCTTTGGTGCCTTGGTGGGCATGGGAGGTCTTGAAAAAACAACTCTTGCCCAAATAGTCTACAATCATAGTGAGGTGAAGGAACATTTTGATAAAAgaatgtgggtttgtgtttctgaTCCTTTCG encodes:
- the LOC126706667 gene encoding disease resistance protein RGA2-like; this encodes MDDTILIDLFKQLGDTLLIGLFKQLGSIAVQLAKQESKLLVGVDEDVQKLQGKLGFIKAMLDDAEERHAVKQRTEKLWLEQLQDKCYEMDDVLDTWSTARIKAEIEKEEGKPADINAPAVVKKKDTTAQQVSYSSERLIHFHF